In a single window of the Amycolatopsis sp. cg5 genome:
- a CDS encoding glycoside hydrolase family 28 protein, with protein MKRRPTGALFTVLSFTAALAAITPAGVAHAASFNVKDFGAKGNGTTVDSPAFDKAITAASAAGGGIVEVPSGTYLARTIHLKSNITINLQAGSKIIASGSGMDAPESNPNDKYQDFGHSHFNNALLRGAGVENVSFTGSGVIDGNNKIETGEDIKAGIADKMLSLTLCKNISISGITLRQAGHFAIITNGCDGMKIDKLKVDTGDDRDGINFINSSNIEMSNSTVVASDDAVAFKSDYALGKTFVSENNIVRDTSITSTENNAVQFGSETCGSFRNIQFKNLTIGGASKAGLGIVSMDGATIEKISYENIKLTKTGSPIFLHIGNRGRCPGKPGPGKIRDISFKNVTGTNLTAPKDIPGDPDYASTISGRTDSPTENVTFESVKLTVPGGHPASEASANPPEVSDAYPPRIFGKRPSYGFWIRHAKAIGFVDSVFEFDKTDGRPAILTNDVAGVFVSGTKVERSGGSYDITWQKSSAQQVSDSTTTGGQALRIRTQ; from the coding sequence ATGAAGCGTCGACCGACCGGAGCATTGTTCACCGTGCTCTCATTCACCGCGGCACTCGCCGCGATCACCCCAGCCGGGGTCGCCCACGCGGCGTCCTTCAACGTCAAGGACTTCGGCGCGAAGGGCAACGGCACCACCGTCGACTCCCCCGCCTTCGACAAGGCCATCACCGCGGCCAGTGCCGCCGGCGGCGGCATCGTCGAGGTCCCGTCCGGCACCTACCTGGCGCGCACCATCCACCTGAAGAGCAACATCACCATCAACCTGCAGGCGGGTTCGAAGATCATCGCCTCCGGCAGCGGGATGGACGCGCCGGAGTCCAACCCCAACGACAAGTACCAGGACTTCGGCCACAGCCACTTCAACAACGCGCTGCTGCGCGGCGCCGGCGTGGAGAACGTGTCGTTCACCGGCTCCGGGGTCATCGACGGCAACAACAAGATCGAGACCGGTGAGGACATCAAGGCGGGCATCGCCGACAAGATGCTCTCGCTGACGCTGTGCAAGAACATCAGCATCAGCGGCATCACGCTGCGTCAGGCCGGGCACTTCGCGATCATCACCAACGGCTGCGACGGGATGAAGATCGACAAGCTGAAGGTCGACACCGGCGACGACCGTGACGGCATCAACTTCATCAACAGCTCGAACATCGAGATGTCGAACTCGACCGTCGTCGCCAGCGACGACGCGGTCGCGTTCAAGAGCGACTACGCGCTGGGCAAGACGTTCGTGTCCGAGAACAACATCGTGCGCGACACCTCGATCACCTCGACCGAGAACAACGCGGTGCAGTTCGGCTCGGAGACCTGCGGCAGCTTCCGCAACATCCAGTTCAAGAACCTCACCATCGGCGGCGCGTCGAAGGCGGGCCTCGGCATCGTGTCGATGGACGGCGCGACCATCGAGAAGATCAGCTACGAGAACATCAAGCTGACCAAGACCGGTTCGCCGATCTTCCTGCACATCGGCAACCGCGGCCGCTGCCCAGGGAAGCCAGGTCCAGGCAAGATCCGTGACATCTCCTTCAAGAACGTCACCGGCACCAACCTGACCGCGCCGAAGGACATCCCCGGCGACCCCGACTACGCCAGCACCATCTCCGGGCGCACGGACTCCCCCACCGAGAACGTCACCTTCGAGTCGGTCAAGCTGACCGTCCCCGGCGGCCACCCCGCGTCCGAGGCGAGCGCGAACCCGCCCGAGGTCTCCGACGCCTACCCGCCGCGCATCTTCGGCAAGCGCCCGTCGTACGGCTTCTGGATCCGCCACGCCAAGGCGATCGGCTTCGTCGACAGCGTCTTCGAGTTCGACAAGACCGACGGCCGCCCGGCCATCCTGACCAACGACGTGGCTGGCGTGTTCGTCAGCGGCACCAAGGTCGAGCGCAGTGGCGGCAGCTACGACATCACGTGGCAGAAGAGCAGCGCGCAGCAGGTGAGCGACAGCACGACCACCGGCGGTCAGGCTCTGCGCATCCGCACCCAGTAG
- the rnhA gene encoding ribonuclease HI yields MSEQVVEIFTDGACVPNPGPGGWGAVLRYGTVEKELCGGEAGETTNNRMELTAPIEALESLTRPVTVRLYTDSTYVRNGIMSWVAKWKTNGWQTSARQPVKNADLWRRLEEAAARHEVEWHWVKGHAGHPENERADRLAAKGLEEATGKR; encoded by the coding sequence GTGAGCGAGCAAGTGGTCGAGATCTTCACCGACGGGGCGTGTGTGCCGAATCCGGGGCCGGGTGGCTGGGGCGCGGTGCTGCGGTACGGGACCGTCGAGAAGGAACTGTGCGGCGGGGAAGCAGGCGAGACGACGAACAACCGGATGGAGCTGACCGCGCCGATCGAGGCGTTGGAAAGTCTCACTCGTCCGGTCACTGTGCGGTTGTACACCGACAGCACCTACGTCCGTAACGGGATCATGAGCTGGGTCGCCAAGTGGAAGACCAATGGCTGGCAGACCTCGGCGCGGCAGCCGGTGAAGAACGCGGACCTGTGGCGGCGCCTCGAGGAGGCCGCGGCTCGGCATGAGGTCGAGTGGCACTGGGTGAAGGGGCACGCCGGGCATCCGGAGAACGAGCGTGCCGACCGGCTGGCCGCGAAAGGGCTCGAAGAGGCGACCGGGAAACGCTAG
- a CDS encoding EF-hand domain-containing protein, with protein sequence MLTELQIANLSTAFDVLDVTRDGALDQDDFENISESVLSGIDRPAGSIYGQAVRDGYLNWWEQIREDADGDGDGRVSKAEYLAAVDRGLLHTTDYLDAVTCVADALFTAVDTDGDGSLSHEEMTAIYTSVGIGGEVAAAAFAQIDTDGDGRITSAEWRAAVQGIFMATIAEDAGSNMLGNA encoded by the coding sequence ATGCTGACCGAACTGCAGATCGCCAACCTGAGCACCGCATTCGACGTACTCGACGTCACCCGGGACGGCGCGCTCGATCAGGATGATTTCGAAAATATTTCGGAATCGGTGCTCTCCGGAATCGATCGGCCTGCCGGATCGATATACGGCCAAGCCGTCCGCGACGGCTACCTCAACTGGTGGGAGCAGATCCGCGAGGACGCCGACGGCGACGGGGACGGCCGGGTCAGCAAGGCGGAGTACCTGGCGGCCGTCGACCGGGGTCTGTTGCACACCACGGACTATCTCGACGCGGTGACCTGCGTGGCGGACGCGCTGTTCACCGCGGTCGACACCGACGGCGACGGCTCGCTCAGCCACGAGGAGATGACCGCGATCTACACCAGTGTCGGCATCGGCGGCGAAGTCGCGGCGGCCGCGTTCGCCCAGATCGACACCGACGGCGACGGCCGGATCACCTCCGCCGAATGGCGTGCCGCCGTTCAGGGGATATTCATGGCGACCATTGCCGAGGACGCCGGTTCGAATATGCTCGGAAACGCCTGA
- a CDS encoding catalase — protein MTTPDGMTATQAIDRIEAAAHPRPHDRRLHARGANYDAKFVPSGQIGQLTNARHLTEETDLVVRFSNGSPQYDSDDRTRGIRGMAVKFLADGKGIHDLVAANFRVFPSSTPEGFIELVEALAGSTEDTLKAKLTTGRKFASFLIDHKESHAGIKAFVSRKAPASFATTRFDGLHAFIFVNDAGERQAFRYRIVPQLGEVDLDAAYGASLDKQFLNAELERRLQAGPVSFTLAVQLAEPGDATHDPSIAWPEHRPLLPAGEIRIIGLSPESAAWERQVYDPMRLAPGVEASDDTVLAFRPHAYSVSAERRLG, from the coding sequence GTGACCACACCGGACGGTATGACCGCCACCCAGGCCATCGATCGGATCGAGGCCGCGGCCCACCCACGTCCCCACGACCGCCGCCTGCACGCGCGCGGCGCCAACTACGACGCCAAGTTCGTCCCCAGTGGACAGATCGGCCAGCTCACCAACGCACGGCACCTCACCGAGGAGACCGACCTCGTCGTGCGGTTCTCCAACGGTTCGCCGCAGTACGATTCGGACGACCGGACCAGGGGCATCCGTGGTATGGCCGTGAAGTTCCTGGCCGATGGCAAGGGCATCCACGACCTGGTGGCCGCCAACTTCCGGGTGTTCCCGAGCAGCACGCCGGAGGGGTTCATCGAACTCGTCGAGGCGCTCGCCGGATCCACAGAGGACACTCTCAAGGCGAAGCTGACCACCGGCCGTAAGTTCGCGAGCTTCCTGATCGACCACAAGGAGAGCCACGCGGGCATCAAGGCCTTCGTGTCCCGCAAGGCACCCGCGAGCTTCGCGACCACCCGGTTCGACGGGCTGCACGCGTTCATCTTCGTGAACGACGCCGGTGAGCGGCAGGCGTTCCGCTACCGGATCGTCCCGCAGCTGGGTGAGGTGGATCTCGACGCGGCGTACGGCGCGTCGCTGGACAAGCAGTTCCTGAACGCCGAGCTCGAGCGGCGATTGCAGGCTGGGCCGGTGTCGTTCACGTTGGCCGTGCAGCTGGCCGAGCCCGGTGACGCCACCCACGATCCGTCGATCGCGTGGCCGGAACACCGGCCGCTGCTGCCCGCCGGCGAGATCCGGATCATCGGGCTTTCCCCGGAATCAGCGGCTTGGGAACGGCAGGTTTACGACCCGATGCGGCTCGCGCCCGGTGTGGAAGCATCCGATGACACGGTGCTCGCTTTCCGCCCACATGCGTACTCGGTGTCGGCCGAACGGCGGCTCGGGTAG
- a CDS encoding Lsr2 family protein, whose amino-acid sequence MAQKVVVEMVDDIDGEIATQTVPFSLDGVSYEIDLSDENASHLRDELARFISAGTRTGGRKLRLATGQSAASGGTDRERSRQIREWAQSNGYEVSDRGRLAAEIVDAYEAAQTAVADAGDDKAPRKRATRKKASAK is encoded by the coding sequence ATGGCGCAAAAAGTTGTCGTCGAAATGGTCGACGACATCGACGGTGAGATCGCCACCCAGACTGTTCCCTTCAGCCTGGACGGCGTTTCCTACGAGATCGACCTGTCCGACGAGAACGCTTCGCACCTGCGCGACGAGCTCGCTCGTTTCATCTCCGCCGGAACGCGGACCGGCGGGCGCAAGCTGCGCCTGGCCACCGGTCAGTCGGCGGCGAGCGGCGGCACCGACCGCGAGCGCTCCCGTCAGATCCGGGAATGGGCGCAGTCCAACGGCTACGAGGTCTCCGACCGCGGCAGGCTCGCCGCCGAGATCGTCGACGCCTACGAGGCCGCCCAGACGGCCGTCGCCGACGCCGGTGACGACAAGGCCCCGCGCAAGCGTGCCACCCGCAAGAAGGCTTCGGCCAAGTAG
- a CDS encoding SGNH/GDSL hydrolase family protein produces the protein MRKIRVVALGVSAAVVFTAAQASAQFPAPPDPGAWVGTWGASAAGPVPGTDNGYPNFSIRNVVHTSVGGRSARVTLSNAFGNAPLVVGHSSVAVSAKAGTADAKPGSVKELTFGKRASVTIPAGAEVQSDSVDLAIPADSDLLVTTYVPTPSGPVTYHPAASQTSFFTRDGDHALDTAGAAYTETTAVWHYVTGVDVRGSGARGSVVTLGDSITDGVGSTGSTNRRWPDYLADRTKTFGVVNSGISANRLLLGGPGGAGRNALARFNDDVLTKTSVRTLIVLEGINDIQQDPHQTDPAAITAAYEQLVARAHAHGIKVLGGTLTPFKGWRVYDETLEATRLAVNKFIRTSGVFDGVVDFDAAIRDPQDPLKMRAQFDSGDHLHPGDAGYRAMAEAVDLARL, from the coding sequence GTGCGCAAGATCCGCGTTGTCGCTTTAGGAGTGTCCGCCGCCGTGGTGTTCACCGCCGCGCAGGCGAGCGCGCAGTTCCCGGCGCCACCCGATCCCGGCGCCTGGGTGGGCACCTGGGGTGCTTCGGCGGCGGGGCCGGTGCCGGGCACGGACAACGGGTACCCGAACTTCTCGATCCGCAACGTGGTCCATACCAGCGTGGGTGGCCGGTCCGCACGCGTGACGCTGTCCAACGCGTTCGGCAACGCGCCGCTGGTGGTCGGGCACAGCTCGGTCGCCGTCTCCGCGAAAGCCGGGACCGCGGACGCGAAACCGGGCTCGGTCAAGGAACTTACCTTCGGCAAGCGCGCCAGCGTGACGATCCCCGCGGGCGCCGAGGTGCAGAGTGACAGCGTCGACCTGGCGATTCCCGCCGACTCCGACCTGCTGGTCACCACTTATGTGCCGACGCCCTCCGGGCCGGTGACGTATCACCCGGCCGCGAGCCAGACGTCGTTCTTCACCCGCGACGGCGATCACGCGCTGGACACCGCGGGCGCCGCCTACACCGAGACCACGGCCGTCTGGCACTACGTGACCGGCGTGGACGTGCGCGGCTCCGGCGCGCGGGGCTCGGTGGTCACCTTGGGCGATTCGATCACCGACGGGGTCGGTTCGACCGGGAGCACCAATCGGCGCTGGCCCGATTATCTGGCCGACCGGACCAAAACCTTCGGCGTCGTGAACTCGGGAATCTCGGCGAACCGGCTGCTGCTCGGCGGCCCCGGTGGCGCAGGGCGCAACGCACTGGCTCGGTTCAACGACGATGTGCTCACTAAAACGTCCGTTCGCACACTCATCGTGTTAGAGGGAATCAACGACATCCAGCAGGATCCGCATCAAACCGATCCGGCGGCGATCACGGCCGCTTATGAACAGCTCGTGGCCCGTGCGCACGCGCATGGAATCAAGGTGCTGGGGGGCACGCTCACCCCGTTCAAAGGGTGGCGGGTGTACGACGAAACGCTGGAAGCGACCCGGCTGGCGGTGAACAAGTTCATCCGCACGAGCGGGGTGTTCGACGGCGTGGTCGATTTCGACGCGGCGATCAGGGACCCACAGGATCCGCTCAAGATGCGGGCGCAGTTCGATTCCGGCGATCATCTGCACCCCGGTGACGCGGGTTACCGCGCCATGGCCGAAGCCGTCGACCTGGCACGTTTGTAA